ACACGCGATACTGTTCTTTAATATACAAATCGCGTAATGGTTGCTAAAAGAACAGCAAAAACAAAAGTAAAAGCCATAGCAAATAACGTTCGCTTACTTCCAATTTCTTTCCATAGAACCGCAACGGTCGCAATACAGGGAACATAAAAAATTACAAAGATAGTAAAGGTCATAATTTGAGTTGTAGACATTACTGCGGCGACATTAGAAGTTCCTATAGCCTGAATTAACATTAACATAGAAAGTTCTTTACGAAGAATACCGAATATCAGAGTAGTGCCCACCACGAAAGGGAGACCGAGGAGAGAGGTTAGAGGAGAAAAAAGATTATTTATAAGCATATCTGCTTTATAATATTGTAATAAACTTAAAATTGTACTGCCCGCAATAAGTAAAGGCCAGGCCACAAATATAAATTCTTTCATTCTGAGCCAGGTCTTGGCTAATGCAACTTTTATAGAAGGAATATGATAAGCCGGGATTTCTAAGATCATTCCCGGGGTTATCTCTGGCAGCAAGCGAGATAATATCTTTCCTGATATGATAATTACCATAATATTTAAAATATAAATAGCCAAAGCTGCTTGAGGGCTAATGTAAAAAGCCACCAATGCAAATATTATAGTCATTCGCGCAGCACAGGGAATCATGGTAGTCAGCACGGAGGCAATAAAACGGTCTCTTTTCGATTCCAAAATTCTGGTAGCCATGATAGCCGGAACAGTACAGCCATAGCCTAATATAAAAGGTATAATTGCTTTACCGTGTAAACCAATCTTATGTAAAAACGCATCTAAGAGGAAAGCTATGCGTGGCAGATAACCTAAATCTTCTAAAATAGCTAAACCAAATAAAAATGGGAACAAATAAGGCAAGACAATAGCTATCCCGCCGGCTAATCCTTGGATAATACCACTCATTATTGAAAATAATAGTGTACCTGAATCGATGCTTTTTCCTAGTAAAGGAATTAGCTTATAAAAATAATCCAATAATGGTTCTTCTACTATTTTCCCAACACCAAAAATTAAATTAAAAAATAAGTAAAAAATTAGACCTAAAGAAATATACCCCAAAAGTGGATGCATTAAGATATTATCCAGATAATCTATTAAACTTATATGGGGCTTAGTAAGTGAAACTACAGATTCATAAATATTCATCGATAAATGATGCCGCTCAGAGGAAATAACTACATCAGAAGGTCTGCCGTGAACTTCTTCAAGCAAATTTTGAAAGTAATTAATCTCTTTAAAATTTTTTTTATCTCTACTTTTAAAATTTTCCATAAAATAATGATCATTCTCTAAATATTTAATAGCCAAAAATCGTTCCGGTACATTAAATTCTTTACTGATCTGTTTCTCTTTAATTTGTGCGAATAATTTCTCGATAACTTCCTCAACATCTTTACTAAAGTTCAGAGTTTTAGTTATTTTCTTTTTTCCTCCCATCTTATAGGCTGTTGAAAAAAGCTCTTTTATTCCCTTTCCTTTTACCGCAATTACCGGTACAACTGGAACGCCTAATATTTTAGATAACTTTTCAATATCAATTCTGATTCCTTTACGTTCAGCTTCATCAATCATGTTAAGACATATCACCATCGGTAATTTAAGCTCCAAGAGTTGAAGGGTAAGCTCTAAACTTCTACTAAGAAGTGAAGCGTCAACAACGTTTATAACCGCATCAACATTACCATTTAGCAAGTATTTTCTGGCTTCAAGCTCAGCTAGGTCAAATGAGGTTAAAGAATATGTTCCCGGTAAATCCACTAACTCTAAAGCCTTACCAAAAAGATTAAATTTGGTTAGATTATAGGTTACAGTCTTTCCCGGAAAATTAGAGGTTACCGCTTTATATCCGGCTACATGATTAAAGATGGTGCTTTTTCCTGAATTAGGCTGCCCC
The sequence above is a segment of the Candidatus Atribacteria bacterium genome. Coding sequences within it:
- the feoB gene encoding ferrous iron transport protein B; the encoded protein is MKIALMGQPNSGKSTIFNHVAGYKAVTSNFPGKTVTYNLTKFNLFGKALELVDLPGTYSLTSFDLAELEARKYLLNGNVDAVINVVDASLLSRSLELTLQLLELKLPMVICLNMIDEAERKGIRIDIEKLSKILGVPVVPVIAVKGKGIKELFSTAYKMGGKKKITKTLNFSKDVEEVIEKLFAQIKEKQISKEFNVPERFLAIKYLENDHYFMENFKSRDKKNFKEINYFQNLLEEVHGRPSDVVISSERHHLSMNIYESVVSLTKPHISLIDYLDNILMHPLLGYISLGLIFYLFFNLIFGVGKIVEEPLLDYFYKLIPLLGKSIDSGTLLFSIMSGIIQGLAGGIAIVLPYLFPFLFGLAILEDLGYLPRIAFLLDAFLHKIGLHGKAIIPFILGYGCTVPAIMATRILESKRDRFIASVLTTMIPCAARMTIIFALVAFYISPQAALAIYILNIMVIIISGKILSRLLPEITPGMILEIPAYHIPSIKVALAKTWLRMKEFIFVAWPLLIAGSTILSLLQYYKADMLINNLFSPLTSLLGLPFVVGTTLIFGILRKELSMLMLIQAIGTSNVAAVMSTTQIMTFTIFVIFYVPCIATVAVLWKEIGSKRTLFAMAFTFVFAVLLATITRFVY